DNA from Balaenoptera acutorostrata chromosome 14, mBalAcu1.1, whole genome shotgun sequence:
ttaaagatgatacaaacagatcgAAAGATatacgttcttggattggaagaatcaacattgtgaaaatgaccatactacccaaagcaatctacagaatcagtgcaatccctatcaaactaccaatggcatttttcacagaactagaacaaacaatttcacaatttgtatggaaacataaaagaccccgaatagcgaaagcattcttgagaaagaaaaacggagctggaggaatcaggctcccagacttcagactatactacaaagctacagtaatcaagacagtatcgtattggcacaaaaacagaaatatagatcaatggaacaggatagaaagcccagagataaacctatgcacatatggtcaccttatttttgataaaggagataagaatatacaatggagaaaagacagtctgttcaataagtggtactgggaaaactggacagctacatgtaaaagaatgaaattagaacactccctaacaccatacacaaaaataaactcaaaatggattaaagacctaaatgtaaggccagacactataaaacttagatgaaaacataggcagaacactctatgacataaatcacagcaagatcctttttgacccacctcctagaaaaatggaaataaaaacaaaaataaacaaatgggacctaatgaaacttaaaagcttttgcatagcaaaggaaaccatgaacaagacgaaaagacaaccctcagaatgggagaaaatatttgcaaacgaagcaactgacaaaggattaatctccaaaatttacaagcagctcatgcagctcaatatcaaaaaaacaaacaacccaatccaaaaatgggcagaagatctaaatagacatttctcccaagaagatgtacagattgccgacaaacacatgaaagaatgctcaacatcactgatcattagagaaatgcaaatcaaaactacaatgagatatcatctcacaccagtcagaatggccatcatcaaaatatctacaaacaataaatgctggagagggtgtggagaaaagggaaccctctagcactgttggtgggaatgtaaattgatacagccactatggagaatagtatggaggttccttaaaaaactaaaaaatagaactaacatagacccagcaatcccactactgggcatataccctgagaaaaccataattcacaaagagtcatgtaccacaatgttcactgcagctattcacaatagccaggacacggaaacaacctaagtgtccatcgacagatgaatggataaagaagatgtggcacatatatacaatggaatattactcagccataaaaagaaatgaaattgagttatttgtagtgaggcggatggacctagagtctgtcatacagagtgaagtaagtcagaaagagaaaaacaaataccgtatgctaacacatatatatgtaatctgaaaaaaaaaaaaaaggttctgaagaacctaggggcaggacaggaataaagatgcagacatggagaatagacttgaggacatggggagggggaagggtaagctgggacgaagtgagagagtggtatggacatatacacactaccaactgtaaaatagctagtgggaagcagccgcatagcacagggagatcagctcggtgctctgtgaccacctggaggggtgggatagggagggtgggagggagacgcaagagggaggagatatggggatatatgtatatgtatagctgattcactttattataaagcagaaactaacacaccattgtcaagcaattatactccagtaaagatgttaagaaaaaaagattaagtgaaaaagcaagtgtaaaagcagtgcGATCTCACTAGGATGGGAGAGTGGAGACCATTTTTTATACTCTCAGAAAAAGGTTTGAAGATtgccattaaaattttaattgtggttATTCGTGAATGGTGGGATTGTGGACgagttatatttttcttcttttgcttcccTTTTCCAGTCTACCTGCAATGAATGTGTATTGCTCATAAAAAAGGtaacttaaattaaaaataaagataccaGTGGACCTTATCTTCATTAAACAGGCTATGACAGGGAATAGTTTAAAAAGTATAATGTAACTAAAAATGCAGCAGCCAAGATAAAGTCTAAGTTGGAAGCAGTAGGAAATAGGTTTTCCATAAAGTAAAATCGAGTTTAGGTTTTCATTAAAGTAAAATCAAGTTTAGTGACAAATTTGAAAAGCATTCCTAGAACAGAGactaaaagcaatgaaaatgatgagaaaacaacataaaaagtATTAATCATGGAGAATCAATTAATGAATAGGtgtttctaaagaaaacaaacagaatagaGGTATGAAAGTTGTAACAGAAAATctgttcatttaaaaagttaaacagaatcctccacaaagtaaataaacaaaccacCTGAATTTTGAGAGCTCAGGGAGACACACATATTCCAGGCAAAATTAACATGGGATATACACCTtggttaacttttaaaatttcaaagaaataataaacactatagaggaacaaaacaaaaacaaacaaacaaacaaccaggatggagggagggattggTTAAGAATGAAACCCAGCTAGAAAAAGAACATTGGGTACAAAAGAGATGAGTTCAAAGAAACTCCTGCAAACCAAGTGGAAAAAgttattcaaaagaataaaatccaaactggaCTCAGTAAATGCCTGAGGATGATGAGAAAAATGGCTCAGTTTTAAGAGAAATGGATTGTGACCCAGGAATTCTATCTAAGACTAATCATCATTTAAGGATGGAGAGAGGAATGGTCTCAGAAAAGCTAAGTGTTCAGGTATTTCCTGGCAATGTTGCTCAGGGACAGTTCTGAGATCAGTGCAGGTAGGGGGTCCCTGTTAAACTATCTACCTAATGTTTTTTCACAAGgaattcccctcctcccccagctgcctGTTCTCGCGGGACTGTGATCAtgcaaaacaaaccaaatgtgtgtgtgtgtatgtgtgtgtgtgcatatgtgtgtgtgtatgtgtgtgtgtgcatatgtgtgtgtgtgcatgtgtgtgcgtgtgtgtgtgtgtgtgtcctgaaaggtctttcttccccctttttcATTGTGCTCGTCTAGATTCAAGGTAACTAAATTGCAGAACCAtctgctttacatattttaacttaCAATCATCCACACACTGTTTGAGGATAACTATTCCTGTTTTCACAGATGAAGGCTCAGAGGCACAGAACAACTAAATGACGTGTACAAGATCCCAGAGCTAGCAAGCAGGGAGCTGACATttggacccaggcagtctggaCTCAGTCAGGCTCTTAATCACTTTTCTGTAGTGAGAACAGTGTTTTTCAAAAGCTTATCAATAATCTTACCAAAAGATCTTTCAGTGTGATCTCTGCTACAAATGAAGCAGAGCTATGCACACTTGAGAATATTTATTGACTGTATTTGCAAGCTGCACCATTTCTTCATGTTTAAAACATACCCTTTTCCTATCTGTTAAGATGGTTAAGAGATCGAATGATTCCAGTATACTAGTTAAATCAGAAGGCATTATATCAAAGGTTTTATTTAGTTTCTTTAGAGCTAAGTGAGGTTTAATGTGTAACTACAAAATAGAGTAAGTACATTATTTACCATATTTCCAGAAAAGAAGTACAATTATGTCAAATCACCTCTATTATACATAATGTTAAAAGCAATATAATCATTAATAATTTTgactaccgggcttccctggtggcgcagtggttgggggtctgcctgctaatgcaggggacacgggttcgagccctggtctgggaagatcccacatgccgcggagcggctgggcccgtgagccacagttgctgagcctgcgcgtctggagcctgtgccccgcgacgggaggggccgcgatggagaaaggcccgcgcaccgcgatgaagagcggtccccgcaccgcgatgaggagtggcccccgcttgccgcaactggagaaagccctcgcacgaaccgaagacccaacacagccaaaaataaataaataaataaataaataagaaaatcctttaaaaaaaaaaaataataataattttgactACCACCTATAGTgtttatcagaaataaaagagagtagCCTTTGTTGCTTATTAACAATAATGTTTAGTTAGTGTTCATCAAAACTGAtgtctcaataaacatttttacattAACTCTTATGCATACTTAGGATgcctggaattttaaaataatcacactAAATTTCACAAGGAAATTGGGGTTCAAAGAATACAGAAGTTTTGACCTTATacggtattaaaaaaaaaaacctttctcaaGAAGTTAGTATAATTCTAAATATCACAATTTTAGTACATGGATATTTGTGACTGGTCATCTCTCATAAATTAAAATGACTCTTTTATGCAGTTAGGAAAATTTAAGTTAATACTACCTTTTCACAGTATTAAGgactttgttaaaaataaaaagacagtagTAAATTTCTCCAGTACCCAGCAGCCAACATATCTTGTTCTAGACATCTAAAGTGTGCTAAATCGAATAATGTCAACCAGATTCCAAGCAGCAGAGCCTGGAGAAAATGTCACTTGGCTATTTCCTGTTCTCTCCTAGCTTCTCTCATAGTTGGACGAGCTAACTCAGTGGCTCCAAGTGCGGCTCCCAGCACCACACTGTCCCATCTTTCTAATGTACTTCCAGAGAAAGATACCGAACATTTGCCCTAACTCAACTTTTAAACAATAAGGGCCAATGAAATAAAGATTTTCCTTCACTTAACACTCTTTGTACTCACTGTCCAATAGTCTTTCCAGTACCTTTTAAACTCTGAGATTGTAAGAAAAATTTTCTCTAAGTTTCATGTTAAAATGTATTAGGTGACAAACGCCTAAGGCATGTTAGAAATTGATTTAGACATGCCTGAAATACAAGAGTCAGTAACATTTCAGTACAGCTGGAAATCCTAAAGAAATGTACTGTATTCAGCAAGTTTTAGTACCAGATGTACCAATAACTCATCAAAATTGTTTGCATTGTTATGTGAAAATCAAAATTGGGTAGTTTGAGTTACATGGGTGGAAACCATGACAAATATACCTATGGAAATTTCCAGCTTTAGGGAACGCATGTGTAAGTAAGTGACTATGGTACACAGATGCTCTGAATAAACACACCATAACGAGGCAGGTAAAGTGGGTTGGATACGACTCCACCTAACATCATGAAAGTTATCTTTTCTCTTGGAAAATTCCCACCATAAGAACCCATCCTAGTACCACTATCTTCAGGAAGGGAAGCAAAGCCCCCATCAGTGTTATTGTTTCTGCCTCGATCAACCATAGAACTAGACTCCCCCAAGATTGACTTTGCTTCTATCTGTTCCTACCTTTCTTTTTTAGACAAATTTACACAGGGATTCTCATAGGGAATAAGGTCCAAGGAAAACTGACTTCTTAATAAAAGGGCACTTGCCTTGATGGGAAAATGTGACCAACAAAGTCTGAACAAGGAAAGAGGAAAGCTGCAAAGCAGCACATACCTTTCCCATTTGGTTGTTTCTAACcctctgtgcttttaaaaaactgtatttttagGGAAATGTAAACTGCAGTTTACATTAATGTTACAGGGTTCtctcccacatcttctttaccaacAGAGCTGGCTGGCATGCAGATACTATTTGTAAGGTATAAATATTACTAAAGTTCCCACCTTGGCATATTTATCTAAACAGTCTGTCTGTGAAGTTTCTagtggaaacaaaacaaaccataCCTACACTACCAAACCCCCAATTACTAATACGAATAAGCAAAGATAAATATCTAGGTGGTATTTAGGTTAGACTGATGATTTAAAAGCATATTCCATTATATTCTTAATGTATTAAATTGGCATTAAGAGGTAGGAAAAccaattacatttatattttaataaaggttAATAAAAGCCAAATTACAGCCAACtgttaaagcttttttttttttttaaattctagggtacacataatgaaaaaaacagaacaagaaaGTCAGTTCAGGGGCTTTCTTATGAACAAATGATTTCACAGTCTTCCCTGTCGCATGCTTCCGAGCAATTCTGTAAATCTATTCGGTCACACAAGACATCGAATGGTGAGTCTCTCACATTTGTTACTTTTAATTCCTAAGTGATCATTATCTAATATTTTCACTTCTGGGTAAGAGAAAAGGCATTTTGGTCCATTAATTCACCTACTCGCTCCTGGAGGACATTAACCAACTCTGCTATTACGAAGATGTGAGTGTCATCAATGTCTTGAATGATGAACTTCTTCCCTAGGGCATTTGACTCATCCAAGTACAGCAGAAATTGCTTCATGGCAGGGTCACTGTTGAGATAAACACATGATGATGAGACACCTTACTGTCAAGTTACCAGAGACCTGAACAATTAGAATTGAGCATGGAGAGTTTTAGGATAAGTTTAAAAGTTCTAAACTGTTAACCAATTCCTCACTCCTTCTCTGCCTCAAGTGTTGACGATTAACAGACACAGCTTCATTTTAGAACTGTTAGTGCAAGTTTAGAAGAAAGAGGCCAGTgatgagattttaaaagaataatttgtcACCGACAAGTGAAAAAGTAAAGCAATGTTCACAGCTTTGTAATTAATAGGGACTCGAAGCACAGCCCtgttaactgatttaaaaaatgccaaCGATAGTGTTTGGCTTGCAGTAAATATTcaacttttttccccttccttaaaATTCTGAACCTCTTAAGTCTGAACTATCATTCAGAATCTTTAAAGGAAATTCTAACCAAATCTCTTTGAGAACAGTGAGTTCAAAAAGAGATCTAAATtcaattctatttatttgtggtttttagtTTGGAATGAATAGGACAGCCATAAGGGAAAGAGATAAAATTTCCTAGATTTATAGAAATGAGTCTTTTTTTATAAAAACCTGAATTACAACAAAGGCACACTTTAGATCTAATATAATATACAATACTGTGTTCAGCAAAAGATGAATATAAAAATGTCAAGTTGCATacagatatttttaattcttagagAAAACATAATCTTACACAATCTTTTGGTTTCTTGAGGGATGTCAACATCAATTACAAAGATAACATTTTAATTCAAAAGAGGTCAGTGTAATTTACTGAAAACCATatacattttacttctttcaAGTACAAACATAGGTACAAGTGAAGCTAACAAAGTATTTAATTCAATAGCTAAATGAGTATGGTTCATGGTATATATTAACTATGAATAAAGTCAAGCCTTCCTGAAAAAATGATTGTCTTAATTACTTTCAACAGcttacctttaaaataattttattaacaaTTTACTATGCTGTAAAATAATGTGAATAAATAAGTAGGTCTGCCCATGTCAGAAatgacacattttaaatttagtttctaGTATGTTTGTTATCTTAGGTTCAGAAAAGTTAGGTTCTATTGATCCACTTAAGTTTGGCAAAATTCAGTTAAATTCTATAGTTGCAGTATTAGAATGACCATACTAATGTGGGAAATTGATTTGTTCAGAAGTGGTAAACTTGCTCTTCTAagttttattcactcattcaataaattgAGTACCCATCATGTGCCTGGTGCTATTCTGGTCTGGGGGATTCAGCAGTGAAgaaaacttacattctagtggtaACACtatgacaaacacacacaaaaacaaaggaAGTGAATGAGAAATGGCAGTGACGACAGTGATATGATCTTGCAAGTTTAAGCAGGGGACTCAGGGGAGGCCTTACTGAGCAGGTGATGTCTGAATACACATCAGAAGGAGGTAGTAAGCAAACCATGAAGTGACGTGGGGTAGACCATCCTACGCAGAGTGAACggcaaggtcacagagctggagaggggaaagtggaggggAGAGCAGTGGGATATGGGTTAGAACTCCATCTTGATTTAACTTACAAAATGACTTTAATTTTAAACGTAAGGATCATACTGGCTGCTGGGTTGAGAAGAGGCTGGTGGGTGGTGGAGGCAACAGTGGAAACAGGGAGACCAATTAGAAGGTGACTGCAGTAATCTTGACAAGACATAATGATTTGGACCTAGGTGGTAACAGGGAAGTTGAGCAGTGGCTGAACTCTAGATATACACCAAATGTAAAGCCCACATAACTTGCTGAGACTGGACTTGAGCTTTGAGAGGAATTAAGGAGATGCCAAGATTTCTGGTCTGAGCAAATGAAGGGATGGAGTTGTCTTTCACTGAGATGAGGAGGAACACAGAAGAACAGGTGTGTAGTTAAGGTCGAGAGTCTGGTTTTAGGCAAGTTACATCTGAGATGCCACCCAGGTGAAGAAGTTGAGCAGGAAGCTGGATATACAATTCTGGACTTCAGCAGTGAAGTCCAGAATGAGGAGTAAGTCAGTCATCAATGTATAGATGGCATTTAAAGCCATGACAAAGGAGTGAGCAGAGCTACAGAGGAGAGTCCAAGCACCAAGCCCTGGATACCCCAACATCAAAAGGTTAGGAAGAAAAGGATGAACCAGCAAAGCAGACTATAAAATGACCACTGAGGTCGGAAGAAAACTTGAAGAGTACTGGAAGCTAAGTAAATGAAGGATctccaggaagaggaagagatcaGCTGGGCCAAATGTTGTTAAGAGGAATAGCAAGAGAAGGACTGAGAGCTGACTACTGGGTTCAGAAAGTTACTGGACCTTCCCAAGAGCAGCTTCAGGACCATGACTACAGAGGACAGGGCCTGACTGGAGTGGTTTTCAGACTGAGAGGAGTGAAATTGGAGAAAGTGAATACATACACACCTTCTGGGAAATCCTGCTACAAAGAGCAGGAAAATCAAGTGGGAGCTGGAGAGGGATGTGGAAGCAAGAGTTCCTGCCCCACACGGCCGCCCACCTGGGGAGGGGCAGTGTTACAGCATGTTTGTAGTTCTGCTGGGAATGATCTAGTACagaaagaaaagtggataaagtgggagaaaaagaggaaaactgCTGAAAAGGTATCTTTAAATaggccagggaggctgggatCCGGTTCCCAAGGAGGGAGGCTGGCTTGAGACAAGAGAATAGACAAGTCACCCACAGTAAGTGTGAGGGAGGGAAGAGTATATGGGCCCAGGTCCATGTGATAAAGACTTGAGGACGTTCTCTTCTGGTTGCTTCCGTTTTCTCAGTGAAACGAGGAACAAAGAAATCAGCTGAAGTGAGGACAGGGACGTTTTCTGAGCTAAGAGAAGATGAAGGTGTGGAATACCATATTCCACCCATTCTAAGAAGCACATTCCCCCCACATCTTAACATCTCCAAAATTGGGATGGGTCTTACATTTAATGGCATGTTACAGTACAACCGGCAGTGATTTTTCTTATAGGTACATAAAATATTGCTAAGTTTTAAAACTGATGAAATCTTAACTTGATGAAATCTAACAGCTTTATTAGGAAAGTGGGACAATAAATGGACTAGGAAATTCAGCT
Protein-coding regions in this window:
- the GTF2H5 gene encoding general transcription factor IIH subunit 5 isoform X3, with protein sequence MCIQTSPAHDPAMKQFLLYLDESNALGKKFIIQDIDDTHIFVIAELVNVLQERVGELMDQNAFSLTQK
- the GTF2H5 gene encoding general transcription factor IIH subunit 5 isoform X2; the encoded protein is MVNVLKGVLIECDPAMKQFLLYLDESNALGKKFIIQDIDDTHIFVIAELVNVLQERVGELMDQNAFSLTQK
- the GTF2H5 gene encoding general transcription factor IIH subunit 5 isoform X1; the encoded protein is MVLEQTCGVIFITVGLASASARKIYCTAANSSQFTAQQKRTWRNSDPAMKQFLLYLDESNALGKKFIIQDIDDTHIFVIAELVNVLQERVGELMDQNAFSLTQK